Proteins found in one Brevibacillus brevis genomic segment:
- the kdpC gene encoding potassium-transporting ATPase subunit KdpC, which yields MIWKNLRLSLVLLLICGVAYPLAMTGVAQVVMPAQASGSLITDASGKVVGSELIGQTFTDPKYFWGRISSIDNNASGSGSNNYAPSNPALIERTQKDIAAFLAANPGVKQEDIPADLLTNSASGLDPHISPKAAQIQVERVAKVRNLEPVQLQALIEANTEGRSLGVFGEPRVNVVKLNIALDELDK from the coding sequence ATGATATGGAAAAATTTGCGTCTCAGCCTCGTTTTGCTGCTGATTTGCGGCGTTGCCTACCCGCTGGCGATGACAGGGGTTGCACAGGTTGTCATGCCCGCACAAGCAAGTGGCAGTCTCATCACCGATGCGAGCGGCAAGGTAGTCGGCTCCGAGCTGATTGGGCAGACCTTCACCGATCCGAAGTACTTCTGGGGACGCATTTCTTCTATTGATAACAATGCGTCAGGCTCTGGCTCGAACAACTACGCGCCATCTAACCCGGCCCTGATCGAACGTACACAAAAAGATATCGCCGCATTTCTGGCAGCGAATCCTGGCGTGAAGCAGGAAGACATCCCGGCTGATTTGTTGACGAACTCCGCTTCCGGTCTGGATCCGCATATCTCGCCAAAAGCTGCTCAGATACAAGTGGAGCGTGTAGCCAAGGTGCGCAATCTCGAACCAGTACAACTACAGGCTCTGATTGAAGCGAATACAGAGGGAAGAAGCTTGGGGGTATTCGGAGAGCCGCGTGTCAATGTAGTCAAGCTGAATATAGCTTTGGATGAATTGGATAAGTAA
- the kdpA gene encoding potassium-transporting ATPase subunit KdpA: MDFIQIALVLVVLFVLAIPMGKYLARSFSLETTRLDRVFGGLEKAIYKLSGIRVADMTWKQYAMAVLVSNISMVAIAYLLLRLQGMLPGNPSGIAAMEPLLSFNTAVSFLTNTNLQHYSGESGLSYLSQMLVIIYLMFTTPATGIAVVMAFMRGLTGQRSIGNYYVDLVRAHTRVLIPLAIVVTLLLVSQGVPQTMEPTATATTISGTEQQIARGPVASLVSIKHLGTNGGGFFGVNSSHPFENPTPLTNVIEILSMFLIPAALPFAFGFMAKSRKQGWVIFGAMFVMFLAFLITAYANEGNGNPALERAGLSQEMGSMEGKEVRFGIAQSALFTAVTTAATTGTVNNMHDTLTPLGGLVPLGEMMLNCVFGGDGVGTINILMYAILAVFLAGLMVGRTPEFLGRKIEGKEMKLIAIAILVHPLIILAPTAIALATEMGSSAVSNPGFHGISQVLYEYTSSAANNGSGFEGLGDNTPFWNISTGLVMLFGRYVSIITMLAVAGSLLAKTPVPETMGTLRTDNSVFTVILIATVVIVGALTFLPVLALGPIAEWLTIR; the protein is encoded by the coding sequence GTGGACTTTATACAAATAGCGCTGGTTTTGGTGGTGCTTTTCGTGCTCGCCATACCGATGGGAAAATATTTGGCACGCTCCTTTTCGCTGGAGACGACCCGATTGGACCGTGTTTTTGGCGGGTTGGAAAAAGCGATATACAAGCTGTCTGGCATTCGCGTAGCAGATATGACCTGGAAGCAGTACGCAATGGCTGTTCTGGTCAGCAACATTTCAATGGTGGCGATTGCGTATCTCTTGCTTCGTTTGCAAGGGATGTTACCTGGAAACCCGAGTGGAATTGCGGCGATGGAGCCGTTGCTTTCCTTTAACACAGCCGTCAGCTTTTTGACGAATACGAATCTTCAGCATTACAGCGGGGAGAGCGGATTGTCGTATCTATCGCAGATGCTGGTCATTATTTACCTGATGTTTACGACACCAGCGACAGGGATCGCGGTCGTAATGGCTTTCATGCGCGGGCTGACAGGGCAGCGTAGCATCGGTAACTACTACGTTGACCTGGTGCGTGCTCATACACGGGTGTTGATTCCACTGGCAATTGTTGTGACACTGCTCTTGGTGTCCCAAGGCGTGCCGCAGACGATGGAGCCGACAGCGACAGCAACAACGATTAGCGGAACGGAGCAACAAATCGCTCGCGGTCCCGTTGCTTCACTGGTATCGATTAAGCATTTGGGAACAAACGGGGGAGGATTCTTCGGAGTAAACTCTTCGCATCCGTTTGAAAACCCGACACCGCTAACAAACGTGATCGAAATTTTGTCGATGTTCTTGATCCCGGCGGCACTGCCATTCGCGTTCGGCTTCATGGCGAAGAGCCGCAAGCAAGGCTGGGTTATTTTTGGAGCGATGTTCGTGATGTTCCTGGCGTTTCTGATTACGGCGTATGCCAATGAAGGAAACGGCAACCCGGCGCTGGAACGGGCTGGCCTGTCACAAGAAATGGGCAGCATGGAAGGAAAAGAAGTCCGTTTTGGTATCGCACAAAGCGCCTTGTTCACCGCCGTGACAACAGCGGCAACGACAGGAACTGTGAACAACATGCATGATACATTGACACCACTTGGCGGCTTGGTTCCGCTCGGTGAAATGATGCTCAACTGCGTATTCGGCGGAGATGGCGTCGGAACGATTAACATTTTGATGTATGCGATTTTGGCTGTATTCTTGGCGGGCTTGATGGTAGGGCGTACGCCTGAATTCCTTGGACGCAAGATCGAAGGGAAAGAGATGAAGCTGATCGCCATCGCGATTCTCGTTCATCCCCTGATTATTTTGGCGCCAACCGCTATTGCATTGGCAACTGAAATGGGATCGTCCGCAGTGTCGAACCCAGGCTTCCATGGTATTTCACAAGTGTTGTACGAGTACACTTCTTCGGCAGCCAACAACGGTTCCGGTTTTGAAGGATTGGGCGACAACACGCCATTCTGGAACATTTCTACCGGACTCGTCATGCTGTTCGGTCGATACGTCTCGATCATTACGATGCTGGCGGTAGCAGGCTCCTTGCTCGCAAAAACGCCGGTACCGGAAACGATGGGTACGCTGCGCACAGACAATAGTGTATTCACGGTGATTTTGATTGCGACTGTGGTGATCGTAGGCGCACTGACATTCCTGCCTGTGCTTGCTCTTGGCCCAATCGCCGAGTGGCTCACAATCCGATGA
- a CDS encoding arginase family protein: MKVKVAGIPHFTGAYISGTQLAPDALRSAGLIEHLQQRGLSVQDVGNLKLPDDLPRHNIPPVRNWPAPRMFWDLLQKDAQEWLDTDDFVLMLGGDCSLVVATAQAHQAQYQEKGYLLVLDGHLDAVVPSASRCIGAAGMGLWFLLQDRGQWIEPSGWDAERIRLIGCQQMPGETFGVDVMTLAQLTEGSIVERVSHMLQSIPPDAKILVHFDVDIMHKDAMPAAYSPSETGLSLSEAEALLATVLRDSRVTSMEVTEFSRVRDTTGEYAQRLVELLARALAARV, from the coding sequence ATCAAAGTAAAAGTAGCTGGTATCCCGCATTTCACAGGGGCTTACATTTCGGGCACACAGCTTGCTCCAGATGCATTGCGGAGCGCAGGATTGATCGAGCATTTGCAGCAGCGTGGTCTGAGCGTGCAGGACGTAGGGAATCTGAAGCTTCCGGATGATTTGCCTCGCCACAATATTCCACCAGTTCGTAACTGGCCGGCACCGCGCATGTTCTGGGATTTGCTGCAAAAGGACGCGCAAGAGTGGCTCGATACAGACGACTTTGTCTTGATGCTCGGCGGCGATTGCAGCTTGGTCGTTGCAACAGCACAGGCTCATCAGGCTCAGTATCAGGAAAAAGGGTATTTGCTCGTGCTTGACGGTCATCTCGATGCAGTAGTGCCATCCGCTTCTCGCTGTATTGGGGCGGCAGGGATGGGTTTGTGGTTTTTGCTTCAGGATCGCGGACAATGGATCGAGCCAAGCGGCTGGGATGCAGAGCGAATCCGCCTCATCGGCTGCCAGCAGATGCCTGGAGAGACTTTCGGCGTTGACGTCATGACCTTGGCTCAGCTCACAGAGGGAAGCATCGTGGAACGAGTTTCTCATATGCTCCAATCGATCCCGCCTGATGCCAAAATCCTCGTTCATTTCGACGTAGATATCATGCACAAAGACGCGATGCCAGCGGCCTATTCCCCAAGCGAGACAGGATTGTCGCTGTCCGAAGCGGAGGCATTACTGGCAACTGTCTTGCGAGATTCGCGCGTGACAAGTATGGAAGTGACGGAATTCTCAAGGGTAAGGGATACCACTGGCGAGTATGCGCAGAGGCTGGTAGAGTTGCTCGCCCGGGCACTAGCTGCACGTGTTTAA
- a CDS encoding DUF2294 domain-containing protein: MAISNKKKLEAEISEAFIKFQRELIGRGPQEAKTYIVGDMVIARFKGVLTVEEKHLSSHDKGRRIVKEMREVLREMYSEESEEIVEKLTTCKVLSSHSDISTKMGERIEVYVLDKDLEKMLG, from the coding sequence TTGGCCATCTCTAACAAAAAAAAGCTGGAAGCTGAAATCAGCGAAGCATTCATAAAATTTCAACGCGAACTAATTGGACGAGGTCCGCAGGAAGCCAAGACCTACATCGTCGGTGATATGGTCATCGCCAGGTTCAAGGGTGTTCTTACCGTCGAAGAAAAGCATCTGTCCAGTCACGATAAAGGTCGCCGCATCGTCAAAGAAATGCGCGAGGTTCTCCGTGAAATGTACAGTGAAGAATCGGAAGAAATCGTAGAAAAGCTGACAACCTGCAAGGTACTATCGAGTCATAGCGACATCAGCACGAAAATGGGTGAACGGATCGAGGTTTATGTATTGGACAAGGACCTCGAAAAAATGTTGGGCTAA
- a CDS encoding glycine betaine ABC transporter substrate-binding protein — MMNKMIPAILAVMMGATAWLAGCSSQNTNTQIPTATVVGPIPSETSDNALGEKLDYKIIGIDAGAGSMVKTEEVMNLYGLDKWQLVEGSDAAMTAALIKAYEAKEPIIITGWTPHWMFKKMDLKYLADPKNGFGGAEQIHTIVRKGLKEDQPAAYQFLDKFWWEPADMESVMVQMIDGKDPEVAAAEWIKNNEVKVAKWVEGIQPVQKEKLTLAYVAWDSEIASSHVVEHVLEQKLGYEVELSQVQTGPMWAGVAIGDVDGMVAAWLPSTDTSYLKKFGGQIEDLGPNLDGTKIGLVVPSYMNISSIEDLQ, encoded by the coding sequence ATGATGAACAAAATGATTCCAGCTATATTGGCAGTCATGATGGGAGCGACAGCTTGGCTCGCAGGATGCTCTAGTCAAAACACAAACACACAAATACCGACAGCAACGGTGGTCGGTCCGATTCCTTCTGAGACGTCGGACAACGCGCTAGGAGAAAAGCTCGACTACAAAATCATCGGAATCGACGCAGGAGCAGGCTCGATGGTAAAGACAGAGGAAGTCATGAACCTGTATGGCTTGGATAAATGGCAGCTTGTCGAAGGCTCAGATGCCGCTATGACAGCAGCTTTGATCAAGGCGTACGAAGCGAAGGAACCAATTATCATAACGGGCTGGACGCCGCACTGGATGTTTAAAAAGATGGATTTGAAATACTTGGCGGACCCAAAGAACGGCTTTGGCGGAGCGGAACAAATCCATACCATCGTGCGCAAAGGGCTGAAAGAGGATCAGCCTGCTGCCTATCAATTTCTGGATAAGTTCTGGTGGGAGCCAGCCGATATGGAGTCGGTCATGGTTCAAATGATTGACGGAAAAGATCCGGAAGTGGCCGCTGCGGAATGGATAAAAAACAATGAAGTCAAAGTAGCGAAATGGGTGGAGGGCATACAGCCTGTCCAAAAAGAGAAGCTGACTCTCGCTTATGTAGCATGGGATTCCGAGATTGCCAGCTCGCACGTCGTAGAGCATGTGCTTGAGCAGAAGCTGGGGTATGAAGTCGAGTTGAGTCAGGTGCAGACTGGACCGATGTGGGCAGGTGTGGCCATTGGGGATGTAGATGGGATGGTTGCGGCGTGGCTGCCGTCTACAGATACGAGCTATTTGAAAAAATTCGGTGGGCAAATCGAGGATTTGGGTCCGAATCTCGACGGAACCAAAATCGGACTCGTGGTTCCTTCGTACATGAACATCTCGTCCATTGAGGATCTCCAATAA
- a CDS encoding ABC transporter permease: MDVVPKLPIGSWMEGFVEVLGHYKGVLFDPVAIVISTMVTYCSTVLAEIPSLILILLLGAAAWVFAGRASMVFTVVGLSLIHNLGYWDETMETLGLVLTATMISIVIGIPVGILCARHDTFRNLVTPVLDLMQTMPAFVYLIPAIFFFGLGEVPGVIASVIFALPPIVRLTNLGIRQVPAEMEEAADAFGATGWQKLVKVQLPYAKSTILAGVNQCIMLALSMVVIAAMIGAKGLGADVYRAVSQVDIGRGFEAGLSIVIIAIVLDRLTQHAGKKERNT; encoded by the coding sequence ATGGACGTCGTGCCTAAGCTACCGATTGGCAGTTGGATGGAAGGGTTCGTGGAGGTGCTGGGCCACTACAAAGGGGTATTGTTTGATCCGGTGGCTATCGTCATTTCCACGATGGTGACTTACTGTTCTACGGTTTTGGCAGAGATACCTTCGCTGATTCTCATCTTGTTGCTGGGGGCCGCTGCGTGGGTTTTTGCAGGGAGAGCGTCCATGGTCTTTACGGTTGTTGGACTTTCTCTCATCCACAACTTGGGGTACTGGGATGAAACGATGGAGACATTGGGACTCGTCCTCACTGCTACCATGATTTCGATCGTCATCGGGATTCCGGTGGGCATTCTTTGCGCGAGACACGATACGTTTCGCAATCTGGTTACGCCAGTACTGGATTTGATGCAGACGATGCCCGCGTTCGTTTATTTGATTCCCGCGATCTTTTTCTTCGGTTTGGGCGAGGTGCCGGGAGTTATTGCCTCCGTTATTTTTGCTTTGCCGCCAATCGTGCGTCTCACGAACTTAGGCATACGTCAGGTCCCAGCGGAAATGGAGGAAGCGGCGGACGCCTTTGGCGCAACTGGGTGGCAAAAGCTCGTGAAAGTACAACTGCCATACGCGAAATCGACGATCTTGGCGGGAGTCAATCAGTGCATCATGCTCGCCCTGTCGATGGTGGTCATAGCGGCTATGATCGGGGCGAAAGGCTTGGGTGCAGACGTATATCGCGCCGTATCGCAAGTGGATATAGGAAGAGGATTCGAGGCGGGGCTATCCATCGTGATCATCGCTATCGTCTTGGATCGACTTACCCAACATGCAGGAAAAAAGGAGAGAAATACATGA
- a CDS encoding histidine kinase: protein MVEQFRRKSPEEILQSISRMHRGRLKIILGAVSGSGKTYHLLMEGQSLKKKGIDVVVAGSGEATHPKLAQKREGLEQIQPIIWYSLGEARHDLDVAAIIERDPEVVLVDGLAHRNRPDAQRVTRLDDVQYLLNHNISVIATVNIYELAGMKEMAERLTKAEVRIDQCVPEDTLAMADEVKLLDVTPEAILKRLQEDDRNPTRTKHPLFRRDNLHMLRELALRFVATGVNEDLEDYREKHGMVGASGATEKVLVSAQYHWNGSILVRRGQQVAKRLGGELLVVCFLPLSKKLTKEEATFKRSIGKLVDKVGGTFEEQMLAHEKGVANELVAYAMENNVTRIVMGQSKRTRWEEIWYGSIVHKILRQTKNIDILIVADRSERDGERVMPTKREQAVTPNPYRRLSDEEMQQKIGKIKRGTLKVYVGAAPGVGKTYTMLREGNELAENGIDVVIGLLETHGRKETIEQVGGLPLIPRKRIPYKNVTLEEMDTDEIIRRNPEVVLVDELAHTNVPGSAYEKRYHDVEKILAAGISVISTMNIQHLESLNDSVEQITGIRVRETVPDHILHQADEVELIDISPKALRQRMREGNIYAMEKVEQSLTNFFKTGNLIALRELALREVADDVDERLEAWERRTLRGPWRQQEVIFVCVNLRADSERLIRRGFRIAYRLKASWHVAYVQDHSSLTEEEETQLAKLKALTERLGGRFEQYEAPSRRKVFTKLVWHMNEKGTTQVVIGQSARTRWKEILEGSVIQRLLREVRHMDVLVVADHASEMM, encoded by the coding sequence ATGGTAGAGCAGTTTCGGCGAAAGTCCCCGGAGGAAATCTTGCAGTCCATCTCCAGAATGCACCGGGGCAGGCTGAAAATCATTCTGGGGGCAGTCAGTGGTTCAGGTAAAACCTATCACCTGCTAATGGAAGGGCAGTCGCTTAAGAAAAAAGGGATTGATGTGGTCGTAGCTGGCTCAGGCGAGGCCACTCATCCCAAGCTGGCGCAAAAGCGGGAGGGCTTGGAGCAAATCCAGCCAATCATCTGGTATTCCCTCGGGGAAGCGAGACATGATCTGGACGTTGCAGCCATTATCGAGCGTGATCCGGAAGTGGTTCTCGTAGACGGTTTGGCTCATCGCAATCGTCCAGATGCCCAGCGTGTAACCCGGCTCGACGATGTTCAGTATTTGTTGAATCACAATATTAGTGTGATTGCGACGGTCAACATTTACGAATTGGCGGGGATGAAAGAAATGGCGGAGCGACTGACGAAGGCAGAAGTGCGTATCGACCAGTGTGTACCTGAGGATACGCTTGCCATGGCTGACGAGGTGAAATTGCTCGACGTCACGCCAGAAGCCATTCTGAAAAGGCTGCAAGAAGATGATCGCAACCCGACTCGAACCAAGCATCCGTTGTTTCGCAGAGACAATCTGCATATGCTGCGAGAACTCGCTCTTCGGTTCGTAGCTACAGGCGTAAACGAGGATTTGGAGGATTATCGAGAGAAGCACGGTATGGTAGGGGCTTCCGGAGCCACAGAGAAGGTGTTGGTTTCTGCCCAGTATCATTGGAACGGGTCGATATTGGTTCGGCGAGGACAACAGGTTGCCAAGCGGCTCGGCGGAGAGCTCTTGGTCGTCTGTTTTCTCCCTTTATCCAAGAAACTGACGAAGGAAGAAGCGACTTTTAAGAGATCCATCGGAAAGCTCGTGGACAAAGTCGGAGGTACCTTTGAAGAGCAGATGCTTGCACATGAAAAGGGCGTAGCAAACGAGCTCGTCGCTTATGCGATGGAGAATAATGTGACCCGAATCGTCATGGGGCAGTCCAAGCGTACGCGCTGGGAAGAGATATGGTATGGCTCCATCGTCCATAAGATTCTTCGGCAAACGAAAAATATTGATATCCTAATCGTAGCGGACCGTTCTGAGCGGGACGGTGAGCGCGTTATGCCGACCAAGCGTGAACAAGCGGTAACGCCCAATCCGTACCGCCGACTCTCTGATGAGGAGATGCAGCAGAAAATCGGGAAAATCAAGCGCGGTACGCTAAAAGTATATGTGGGAGCCGCACCTGGTGTCGGCAAGACGTACACGATGCTCCGAGAAGGCAACGAGCTCGCCGAAAATGGCATCGACGTGGTGATTGGGCTTTTAGAAACGCATGGACGAAAAGAAACCATTGAGCAGGTAGGGGGACTTCCTCTTATCCCGCGCAAGCGTATTCCGTACAAAAACGTGACGTTGGAAGAAATGGATACGGACGAAATCATCCGGCGAAATCCGGAGGTCGTACTGGTGGATGAGCTGGCACATACGAATGTGCCGGGGAGTGCCTATGAGAAGCGATACCACGATGTCGAGAAGATTTTGGCTGCGGGTATTTCCGTCATATCCACGATGAACATTCAGCACCTGGAGAGCTTAAACGACAGCGTCGAACAAATCACGGGAATCCGCGTGCGAGAGACGGTACCAGATCATATTTTGCATCAGGCAGATGAGGTCGAGCTGATCGATATTTCACCCAAAGCACTGCGTCAGCGGATGCGGGAGGGCAATATTTACGCGATGGAAAAGGTAGAGCAGTCGCTGACCAACTTTTTCAAAACAGGGAATTTGATCGCGCTACGGGAGTTGGCCTTGCGTGAAGTGGCGGACGACGTCGACGAACGCTTGGAGGCGTGGGAGCGACGAACGCTTCGCGGGCCTTGGCGGCAGCAGGAAGTCATTTTTGTCTGTGTGAATTTGCGCGCAGACAGTGAACGATTGATTCGCCGAGGATTCCGAATTGCCTATCGGCTGAAGGCGTCCTGGCATGTAGCTTACGTGCAGGATCATTCGTCGCTGACAGAAGAGGAAGAGACGCAGTTGGCGAAGCTGAAGGCACTAACAGAGCGGCTCGGAGGTCGCTTCGAACAATACGAAGCCCCTTCTCGGCGCAAGGTTTTCACCAAGCTGGTTTGGCATATGAACGAAAAAGGAACGACGCAGGTCGTCATCGGGCAGTCGGCGCGGACCCGCTGGAAGGAAATTCTCGAGGGTTCGGTCATTCAGCGATTATTGAGGGAGGTCCGACACATGGATGTGCTGGTCGTGGCCGATCACGCATCCGAAATGATGTGA
- the kdpB gene encoding potassium-transporting ATPase subunit KdpB → MSRTRTVALPKDLYQRAFVESFKKLDPRVMMKNPVMFVVEIGFFITLLLTFVPNLFGGASDPFYNGVVSFILFVTILFANFAEALAEGRGKAQAESLKKTKQDTQAKKVGKDGRIQVVSSTELRKGDLVIVEAGELIPSDGEIVEGVASVDESAITGESAPVIKEAGGDFSSVTGGTRVVSDRIRVRVTTDPGESFLDRMISLVEGAKRQKTPNEIALNTLLVSLTLIFLIVCTTLLPIANYVNAAIPVATLIALLVCLIPTTIGGLLSAIGIAGMDRVTQFNVIAMSGKAVEASGDINTIILDKTGTITHGNRMAAEFVTVGNSKSTELNRVAAQSSVHDETPEGRSVVELAKKQGLAPAELELPGSEGVEFRAETRMSGTNLASGVLIRKGAVDAIKKYVVEQGGNIPADLDEKANRIATAGGTPLAVAEGNAILGLIYLKDTVKPGMRERFEELRRMGIRTVMCTGDNPLTAATIAREAGVDDFVAEAKPEDKIALIRKEQAAGKLVAMTGDGTNDAPALAQADVGLAMNTGTVAAKEAANMVDLDSDPTKIIEVVAIGKQLLMTRGALTTFSIANDVAKYFAIIPAMFMLAIPQMSALNIMGLATPESAILSALIFNAIIIPILIPLAMKGVKYTPMSATKLLSRNLVIYGLGGIIVPFVGIKLIDLILVGLNLV, encoded by the coding sequence ATGAGTAGAACGCGCACGGTTGCGCTTCCTAAAGATTTGTACCAGCGGGCCTTTGTCGAGTCTTTCAAAAAACTGGACCCGCGTGTGATGATGAAAAATCCAGTCATGTTCGTGGTAGAGATCGGGTTCTTCATTACGCTTCTCTTGACGTTTGTGCCCAATTTGTTTGGGGGAGCTTCGGACCCGTTCTACAACGGTGTCGTCAGCTTTATCCTGTTCGTGACGATTCTGTTCGCCAACTTCGCAGAAGCCTTGGCAGAAGGTCGCGGCAAAGCACAGGCAGAGAGCTTGAAAAAAACGAAGCAGGACACGCAAGCAAAAAAAGTGGGGAAAGATGGTCGCATTCAAGTCGTCAGTTCCACAGAACTGCGAAAAGGCGATCTGGTGATCGTGGAAGCAGGCGAGCTGATTCCATCCGACGGGGAAATCGTCGAGGGTGTCGCCTCTGTGGACGAATCAGCAATTACGGGTGAATCTGCTCCGGTCATTAAAGAAGCAGGTGGCGATTTCAGCTCTGTCACGGGAGGCACACGTGTAGTCAGTGACCGGATCCGTGTCCGTGTGACGACTGATCCCGGCGAATCGTTTTTGGACCGCATGATTTCGTTGGTAGAGGGCGCGAAGAGACAGAAGACTCCGAATGAAATCGCGTTGAATACGCTATTGGTCAGCTTGACGTTGATTTTCCTGATTGTCTGCACGACCTTGCTGCCTATTGCCAACTATGTAAATGCAGCCATTCCGGTTGCGACACTGATTGCTTTGCTCGTTTGCTTGATTCCGACTACGATTGGCGGACTCTTGTCAGCGATTGGGATTGCGGGTATGGACCGGGTCACGCAGTTTAACGTCATCGCTATGTCTGGTAAAGCCGTAGAGGCATCCGGTGACATCAACACCATTATTTTGGATAAAACGGGAACGATCACGCATGGTAACCGGATGGCTGCCGAGTTTGTCACCGTAGGCAACAGCAAAAGCACGGAATTGAACCGAGTAGCTGCACAAAGCTCGGTCCATGACGAAACACCGGAAGGACGCTCTGTTGTAGAGCTGGCGAAAAAACAAGGTCTGGCACCCGCTGAACTGGAATTGCCTGGTTCCGAAGGCGTGGAGTTCCGCGCTGAAACAAGAATGAGCGGGACGAATTTGGCAAGCGGCGTCCTCATCCGCAAAGGGGCCGTCGACGCCATCAAAAAATACGTGGTAGAGCAAGGGGGCAACATCCCTGCTGATTTGGATGAAAAAGCAAACCGGATTGCAACGGCGGGCGGCACGCCATTGGCTGTAGCAGAAGGCAATGCGATTCTCGGGTTGATTTACCTGAAAGATACCGTAAAGCCAGGGATGCGCGAACGCTTTGAAGAGCTGCGCCGCATGGGTATTCGTACGGTCATGTGCACGGGAGATAACCCGCTGACAGCCGCGACGATTGCCCGCGAAGCAGGTGTGGACGATTTCGTAGCGGAAGCCAAGCCGGAAGACAAGATTGCGCTGATCCGCAAAGAACAAGCGGCAGGCAAGCTCGTCGCCATGACGGGTGACGGTACGAATGACGCGCCAGCTCTCGCACAAGCCGATGTCGGTTTGGCGATGAATACGGGTACGGTAGCGGCGAAAGAAGCAGCGAACATGGTCGATTTGGATTCTGACCCGACCAAAATTATCGAGGTCGTTGCGATTGGCAAGCAGCTTTTGATGACGCGCGGTGCATTGACGACGTTCAGTATCGCCAATGACGTAGCGAAATACTTCGCGATCATTCCTGCGATGTTCATGCTGGCGATCCCACAAATGAGTGCGCTCAACATCATGGGTCTGGCTACACCGGAAAGTGCGATTTTGTCCGCGTTGATCTTCAATGCGATTATTATCCCGATCCTGATTCCGTTGGCGATGAAAGGTGTGAAATACACACCGATGAGCGCGACGAAGCTACTCAGCCGCAATCTGGTGATCTATGGCTTGGGGGGAATTATCGTCCCGTTCGTGGGCATCAAGCTGATAGACTTGATTTTGGTAGGATTGAATCTGGTGTAA
- a CDS encoding quaternary amine ABC transporter ATP-binding protein, with protein MSKMKVHQLTKVFGKQPELALKLLAEGRTKEQIYKQTGQSIGVNQVSFEVEEGEIFVIMGLSGSGKSTLIRLCNRLIDPTSGSIEIDGEEIVDMKAAALREVRRKKLGMVFQNFALFPQRSVRENVEFGLEIQQVPPGLRQERAREALALVGLTEWENAHPDQLSGGMRQRVGLARALANNPDILLMDEAFSALDPLIRKDMQDELLELQMTMKKTILFITHDLHEALRLGDRIAFMKDGQIIQIGRPEEIMADPADEFVRKFVEDADLSRVLVAENVMKRAEAITPDKGARVALQLMMDNGVSSLYVVDKKRTLLGLITAYDVSLAIGTGDSLEAIMKTDLPTVSPDARLHSLFPMMADLHVPIAVVGDQQRLLGVIVKGAVLGGLVGKVNVQEHQRAEVMSDGRRA; from the coding sequence ATGTCCAAAATGAAAGTCCACCAACTCACAAAAGTGTTCGGCAAGCAGCCCGAACTGGCCTTGAAGCTGCTGGCGGAAGGACGGACAAAAGAACAAATTTACAAGCAAACTGGCCAGTCCATCGGTGTCAATCAGGTCAGCTTTGAAGTCGAGGAAGGTGAAATCTTTGTCATTATGGGCCTGTCAGGCAGCGGCAAGTCCACCTTAATCCGACTGTGTAATCGACTGATTGACCCAACGAGCGGAAGCATCGAGATCGATGGGGAAGAGATCGTGGACATGAAGGCAGCAGCTTTGCGTGAGGTGCGGAGGAAGAAGCTCGGGATGGTTTTTCAAAATTTCGCCCTGTTTCCGCAGCGGTCGGTACGAGAAAACGTGGAGTTTGGTTTGGAGATTCAGCAAGTACCGCCAGGACTCCGGCAAGAAAGAGCACGGGAAGCACTTGCGCTCGTTGGATTAACCGAGTGGGAAAATGCGCACCCGGATCAATTGAGCGGAGGGATGCGCCAGCGGGTCGGTCTGGCGCGGGCGTTGGCTAATAATCCAGATATTCTCTTGATGGACGAAGCGTTCAGTGCACTGGACCCACTCATTCGAAAAGATATGCAGGATGAGCTGCTGGAGCTCCAGATGACGATGAAAAAGACGATCCTGTTCATTACACATGACTTGCATGAGGCGTTGCGACTGGGCGATCGGATTGCCTTTATGAAAGACGGGCAGATCATTCAGATCGGCCGCCCGGAAGAAATTATGGCAGACCCAGCGGATGAATTCGTGCGGAAGTTCGTGGAGGATGCCGACCTGTCCAGGGTGCTCGTTGCTGAAAATGTGATGAAACGGGCAGAAGCAATCACGCCTGACAAAGGGGCCCGAGTGGCGCTGCAACTCATGATGGATAATGGCGTGTCCAGCTTGTACGTCGTGGACAAAAAGCGCACACTGCTTGGCTTGATTACGGCGTATGACGTATCACTTGCGATTGGTACGGGAGATTCGCTGGAGGCAATCATGAAAACCGACCTCCCTACCGTTTCGCCTGACGCACGTCTGCACAGCTTGTTCCCGATGATGGCAGACCTGCACGTCCCGATTGCGGTAGTGGGCGACCAGCAGCGATTATTGGGTGTCATCGTAAAAGGAGCGGTGCTAGGCGGGCTGGTAGGCAAAGTCAATGTACAAGAGCATCAGAGAGCAGAGGTGATGAGTGATGGACGTCGTGCCTAA